The Cervus elaphus chromosome 12, mCerEla1.1, whole genome shotgun sequence genome includes a region encoding these proteins:
- the KBTBD13 gene encoding kelch repeat and BTB domain-containing protein 13: protein MPQGPETPVQVWVGSQLFQADRALLVEHCGFFSGLFRSGMREARAAEVHLGALSPDGFRTTLRVLRGERPALAAADELLQAVECAAFLQAPALARFLEHSLTSENCALLCDAAAAFGLHDVFHSAALFIRDGAHELAAELALPEARTYVAALRPSSYVAVSTHAPAPGFLEDPSRTMCYLDEEEDTWRTLAALPLEASTLLAGVATLGNKLYIVGGVRGPNKEVVDLGFCYDPDGGTWREFPSPHQPRYDTALAGFEGHLYAIGGEFQRTAMSSVERYDPASGCWSFMADLPQPAAGVPCAHARGRLFVCLWQPADTTAVVEYTVRADEWLPVAELRRPQSYGHCMVAHRDSLYVVRNGPKDDFLHCAIDCLNLATGQWTALPGQFVNSKGALFTAVVRGDTVYTVNRVFTLLYAIEGGSWRLLREKAGFPRPGSLQTFLLRLPPGARGPVASTTPEL from the coding sequence ATGCCGCAGGGCCCAGAGACCCCGGTGCAAGTGTGGGTGGGCAGCCAACTCTTCCAGGCAGACCGGGCCCTGCTAGTGGAGCACTGCGGCTTCTTCAGCGGCCTCTTCCGCTCGGGCATGCGGGAGGCGCGCGCCGCCGAGGTGCACCTGGGCGCGCTGAGCCCCGACGGCTTCCGCACCACGCTGCGGGTGCTGCGCGGTGAGCGTCCAGCGCTGGCGGCTGCCGACGAGCTGCTGCAGGCGGTGGAGTGCGCCGCCTTCCTGCAGGCGCCGGCGCTGGCGCGCTTCCTAGAGCACAGCCTCACGTCGGAGAACTGCGCGCTGCTTTGCGACGCGGCCGCAGCCTTCGGCCTGCACGACGTCTTCCACAGCGCCGCGCTCTTCATCCGCGACGGCGCCCACGAGCTGGCGGCCGAGCTGGCGCTGCCTGAGGCCCGCACCTACGTGGCGGCGCTGCGGCCCAGCAGCTACGTGGCCGTGAGCACACATGCGCCGGCGCCCGGCTTCCTGGAGGACCCTTCGCGCACCATGTGTTACCTGGATGAGGAGGAGGACACCTGGCGCACGCTGGCCGCGCTGCCCCTGGAGGCCAGCACGCTCCTGGCCGGCGTGGCCACGCTGGGCAACAAGCTGTACATTGTGGGGGGTGTGCGGGGCCCCAACAAGGAGGTGGTGGACCTGGGCTTCTGCTACGACCCCGACGGCGGAACGTGGCGCGAgttccccagcccccaccagccGCGCTACGACACAGCACTGGCCGGCTTCGAGGGCCACCTCTATGCCATCGGGGGTGAGTTCCAGAGGACAGCCATGAGCTCGGTGGAGCGCTACGACCCGGCCTCGGGCTGCTGGAGCTTCATGGCCGACTTGCCGCAGCCAGCTGCCGGGGTACCCTGCGCACACGCCCGCGGCCGCCTCTTCGTGTGTCTGTGGCAGCCGGCAGACACGACGGCCGTAGTGGAGTACACTGTGCGGGCTGATGAGTGGCTGCCCGTGGCCGAGCTGCGGCGCCCGCAGAGCTATGGCCACTGCATGGTGGCCCACCGCGACAGCCTCTACGTGGTGCGTAACGGACCTAAGGATGACTTCCTGCACTGCGCCATCGACTGCCTCAACCTAGCCACGGGCCAGTGGACAGCGCTGCCCGGTCAGTTCGTCAACAGCAAAGGCGCGCTCTTCACTGCCGTGGTGCGCGGCGACACCGTCTATACGGTCAACCGCGTGTTCACCCTGCTCTATGCCATCGAGGGCGGCTCCTGGCGGCTGCTTAGGGAGAAGGCCGGCTTCCCACGGCCCGGTTCCTTGCAGACCTTTCTCCTGAGGCTGCCTCCCGGTGCCCGGGGGCCTGTGGCCTCGACAACACCAGAACTGTGA